A section of the Euryarchaeota archaeon genome encodes:
- a CDS encoding HAD family hydrolase, protein MTKAVFLDRDGVINHDKFVVRSFKEMRIFDGALEGLARLAKSEYKIILVTNKGSIGVGLLSEAALALMHNALLDTIRRAGGRIDAIYHCPHVPLPVFGCDCRKPKPGMILRAAKEHGIDLGRSWMVGDNLTDVAAGRAAGCRTILLTTTHGDRIRLRGERLGVDHVAKDLAEAVDAIIGKDFFKSEAKHVPD, encoded by the coding sequence TTGACGAAAGCCGTTTTCCTGGATCGCGACGGCGTCATCAACCACGACAAGTTCGTGGTCCGCTCTTTCAAGGAAATGAGAATATTCGACGGCGCGCTTGAGGGCCTGGCGAGGCTGGCGAAGTCCGAGTACAAGATAATACTAGTCACCAACAAGGGCTCTATCGGCGTCGGGCTTCTCTCGGAAGCAGCCTTGGCCCTTATGCACAACGCGCTACTCGACACCATCCGCCGCGCTGGCGGTCGGATCGATGCGATATACCATTGCCCGCACGTTCCGCTTCCGGTGTTCGGGTGCGACTGCCGTAAACCGAAGCCCGGGATGATCCTCCGTGCCGCGAAGGAGCATGGGATCGACCTCGGCCGCTCGTGGATGGTCGGGGACAACCTGACGGACGTAGCCGCCGGACGTGCGGCCGGGTGCAGGACCATCCTGCTCACGACCACTCACGGCGATCGGATCCGGCTTCGCGGGGAAAGACTAGGCGTAGACCACGTCGCGAAGGACCTGGCCGAGGCCGTGGACGCCATCATAGGCAAGGACTTCTTCAAGTCGGAAGCCAAGCATGTGCCGGATTAG
- a CDS encoding DUF3179 domain-containing protein — protein MAALLAFSMSYIVRESDPAELKNVVARDAIVAITAPSYRDGPVERTAPVVGVSINGSARAYPVSILERHEVVDDTLGGRLIAVTYSPLCAAGVVFDREVEGRVLTFKVSGRLYKNDLVMYDVETSSLWSQLEGKAIRGPLTGTTLRAIPSTSASYETFQAIYPNASLLAAPSSDTGDAVRIYAGYDMSNETLYPPVNRDALLLPKETIHGVARSGASVAYPLFRVRDSPVTNDRVGGEAIVVTWYNGAASSFEAGNGSFTWDFGFVMSDEDGRRFNMMTGVSLDGDTSLQRLASTTLYYFAWRDFHPDSTIWGGPGNGTFPESRSTLLAGQPLVVTAAVVGGVYAAARLVRHSTATPRKPRGGVVVDFVTGSRPSWLMEDGWRTTRLSILWGGLFLLGAGLTASETAPLLVTSNVVLGSLAATGLSISAIVYFREGIDVPNSRARSLRCTKDEAKRQISDVLSILGKRFVELDGVRFGGDARAIRFEVSEPDTTLHLAGRDTLELYAAPFDGKNAAFIEELEDAFHGRYPVYESIVDLDEADESGREEE, from the coding sequence ATGGCCGCCCTCCTAGCCTTCAGCATGTCCTACATCGTCCGCGAGTCGGACCCGGCTGAACTGAAGAACGTCGTCGCACGGGACGCGATCGTCGCGATCACCGCACCCTCATACCGCGACGGCCCCGTGGAACGCACCGCGCCCGTGGTCGGCGTCTCGATCAACGGCTCGGCGCGCGCCTACCCGGTCTCTATCCTTGAACGTCACGAGGTCGTGGACGACACGCTCGGTGGTCGCCTCATCGCGGTCACCTACTCGCCGCTTTGCGCTGCAGGCGTCGTTTTCGACCGCGAAGTCGAGGGGCGCGTTCTCACCTTCAAAGTGAGCGGCCGGTTGTACAAGAACGACCTCGTCATGTACGACGTCGAGACGTCGAGCCTTTGGAGCCAGCTTGAGGGGAAAGCGATCCGTGGACCGCTCACCGGCACCACGTTGAGGGCCATCCCTTCGACAAGTGCGTCGTACGAAACGTTCCAAGCGATCTACCCGAACGCAAGCCTTCTCGCCGCACCATCATCCGACACAGGCGACGCCGTCCGCATCTACGCGGGTTATGACATGAGCAACGAGACACTCTACCCGCCCGTGAACAGGGACGCGCTTCTCCTCCCGAAGGAGACAATCCATGGAGTCGCCCGGTCGGGGGCAAGCGTTGCGTACCCCTTGTTTCGCGTGCGCGATTCGCCCGTGACAAATGACCGCGTCGGCGGGGAGGCGATTGTCGTGACGTGGTACAACGGTGCAGCGTCCTCCTTCGAGGCCGGGAACGGATCGTTCACGTGGGATTTCGGCTTCGTCATGTCCGACGAAGATGGTCGTCGTTTCAACATGATGACCGGCGTTTCGTTGGACGGCGACACATCCTTACAGCGCCTCGCCTCGACCACGCTCTACTATTTCGCCTGGCGCGATTTCCATCCCGACTCGACGATCTGGGGCGGACCCGGGAACGGCACGTTTCCGGAGAGCAGGTCCACGCTTCTCGCTGGCCAGCCACTCGTCGTCACCGCGGCGGTCGTGGGGGGCGTTTATGCGGCCGCACGGCTCGTGCGCCATTCCACCGCGACGCCACGCAAGCCGAGAGGAGGCGTTGTGGTCGACTTTGTCACAGGGTCGCGCCCCTCTTGGCTTATGGAAGACGGATGGAGGACGACGCGACTTTCCATCTTGTGGGGCGGCCTTTTCCTTCTTGGCGCTGGGCTAACGGCGAGCGAAACGGCGCCGCTTCTCGTGACAAGCAACGTCGTCTTGGGAAGTCTCGCGGCCACCGGATTGTCCATTAGCGCCATCGTCTACTTCCGCGAAGGCATCGACGTCCCGAATTCGCGCGCTCGCTCTCTTCGCTGTACGAAGGACGAGGCCAAGAGGCAGATCTCCGACGTGTTATCCATCTTAGGCAAGAGGTTCGTCGAACTCGACGGTGTGAGGTTCGGCGGCGACGCGCGCGCGATTAGATTCGAAGTCTCGGAGCCGGACACGACCTTGCATCTTGCCGGACGAGACACGTTGGAACTCTACGCGGCGCCGTTCGACGGGAAGAACGCGGCGTTCATCGAGGAGCTGGAAGACGCGTTCCATGGGAGGTATCCGGTGTACGAGAGTATCGTCGACCTGGACGAAGCGGACGAGTCAGGCCGGGAGGAAGAATGA
- a CDS encoding NUDIX hydrolase translates to MARPRKRHETLIYAEIDGRVYLERRRGLLRFPAAQKSLPFDFVVLHETDYGDVSVRRVKPSNLRHPDGWEYKDGLMWRDDVDANVRRALSSSLSRTVAHAVVLHRGKVLLVRSSMGGTEGLWGLPGGYMETGEDPETCVLRELYEETRIRATVTRLIGAYVSKFAAPYHFLSVVYQLTPKSTGIKLDETELSDGGWFSPEKAAGMVNAPYAKRALERVIGESRKRTRA, encoded by the coding sequence GTGGCGCGGCCCAGGAAACGACACGAGACCCTCATCTACGCCGAGATCGACGGCCGCGTCTATCTCGAAAGACGACGGGGCCTGTTGAGGTTCCCGGCGGCACAAAAAAGCCTGCCCTTCGATTTCGTCGTGCTCCACGAGACGGATTACGGCGACGTTTCCGTGCGACGGGTGAAGCCTTCGAATCTGCGACACCCCGACGGTTGGGAATACAAGGACGGCCTCATGTGGCGCGACGACGTGGACGCAAACGTGAGACGCGCGCTGAGTTCGTCCTTGTCACGCACCGTCGCCCATGCCGTGGTGCTGCACAGGGGGAAAGTACTGCTCGTAAGGTCCTCGATGGGTGGAACCGAAGGGCTCTGGGGCCTTCCAGGCGGTTACATGGAGACGGGCGAGGACCCCGAGACCTGCGTGTTACGCGAACTCTACGAAGAGACGAGGATACGCGCCACCGTCACGCGCCTCATCGGCGCGTACGTTAGCAAGTTCGCGGCTCCATATCACTTCCTGAGCGTGGTCTACCAACTTACGCCCAAAAGCACCGGCATCAAGCTCGACGAGACCGAACTTTCCGATGGCGGTTGGTTCAGTCCGGAGAAAGCCGCTGGGATGGTCAACGCCCCTTACGCCAAACGGGCGCTCGAGCGCGTTATCGGTGAAAGTCGCAAGAGGACAAGGGCTTGA
- a CDS encoding SDR family NAD(P)-dependent oxidoreductase: MAHFNYQGAKVLVTGGAGFIGSHLVEALLARGARVVVYDDLSSGRKENLSSAAKDRGYSFLEGDVFDKARLGKALADVDGVFHLAANPEVRVGSQQPTVHTRANIEATIAVLEAMRNTACRHLAFTSTSTVYGDASVIPTPEEYGPCNPISIYGASKLASEAIISSYCHSFGFNAVTYRFANVVGARSTHGVTYDFVEKLRNDPTTLEILGNGKQNKSYVHISDCTEAMLVAFETHRGGFDAYNIGSEDRIDVVKIADIVTSEMGLRGVKYAFTGGIDGGRGWVGDVKDMLLSVDKIKKLGWAPKHGSADAIRKATQEQMMTKK, encoded by the coding sequence ATCGCCCACTTCAACTATCAGGGCGCAAAGGTCCTCGTCACTGGCGGGGCCGGCTTCATCGGAAGCCATCTAGTCGAGGCGCTCCTGGCGCGCGGCGCCCGCGTCGTCGTCTACGATGACCTGTCCTCTGGGCGCAAGGAGAACCTCTCGAGCGCGGCAAAGGACCGCGGTTATTCATTCTTGGAAGGCGACGTCTTCGACAAGGCAAGACTCGGGAAGGCGCTCGCCGACGTGGACGGGGTCTTCCATCTCGCGGCAAACCCGGAGGTCCGCGTCGGGTCCCAACAACCGACGGTGCACACGCGGGCGAACATCGAAGCCACAATCGCAGTCCTCGAAGCGATGCGGAACACCGCATGCCGTCACCTCGCCTTCACGTCGACGAGCACGGTATATGGCGATGCGAGCGTCATACCCACGCCCGAAGAATACGGCCCATGCAACCCCATCTCCATCTACGGGGCCTCAAAACTCGCCTCCGAGGCCATCATCTCGTCCTACTGTCATTCCTTCGGCTTTAACGCCGTGACTTACCGTTTTGCGAACGTCGTCGGTGCGCGCTCGACGCACGGCGTGACGTACGATTTCGTGGAGAAACTCCGCAACGACCCAACCACGCTCGAGATACTCGGCAACGGCAAGCAGAACAAGTCCTACGTCCACATCAGCGACTGCACGGAAGCAATGCTCGTTGCGTTCGAAACGCATCGTGGTGGCTTCGACGCGTATAACATCGGCAGCGAGGACCGCATCGATGTCGTGAAGATCGCCGACATCGTCACTAGCGAAATGGGCCTGCGGGGCGTCAAATACGCTTTCACGGGCGGGATCGACGGCGGCCGCGGGTGGGTCGGCGACGTGAAGGACATGCTCCTCTCTGTGGACAAGATCAAGAAGCTGGGATGGGCGCCGAAGCACGGGAGCGCCGACGCCATCCGAAAAGCCACTCAAGAACAGATGATGACGAAGAAGTGA
- a CDS encoding NADP oxidoreductase — translation MSSKEKIGIIGDGNVGSALSSGLRRVGRDVRAVGNEAGNVQETAAWADIVVLAVPFSARRQVVETTGNAIHGKTLVDATNAISPTMGYAMEVSKSGAQELQRMARESKVVKAFNTVFAQNMATGEIKGEKLVLPVAGDDTGAKAHVIAMGRDIGFDAIDAGPLANAGLLEAFGVLNIQLGYGMKMGPGIGFTLAR, via the coding sequence ATGTCCTCCAAGGAAAAGATCGGCATCATCGGGGACGGAAACGTTGGAAGCGCCCTCTCGTCCGGACTGCGACGGGTCGGCCGCGACGTCCGCGCCGTGGGAAACGAAGCGGGGAACGTGCAGGAGACCGCCGCGTGGGCCGACATCGTGGTCCTCGCCGTGCCGTTCTCTGCGCGACGCCAGGTCGTCGAGACGACAGGGAACGCGATCCACGGCAAGACGCTGGTCGACGCGACCAACGCCATCTCGCCGACGATGGGTTACGCAATGGAGGTCTCCAAGAGTGGCGCGCAGGAGTTACAACGCATGGCGCGGGAATCGAAAGTAGTGAAGGCGTTCAACACGGTCTTCGCGCAGAACATGGCGACTGGCGAGATCAAGGGCGAGAAGCTCGTTCTTCCCGTGGCCGGCGACGACACAGGCGCGAAGGCCCACGTCATCGCGATGGGACGCGATATCGGGTTTGACGCCATTGATGCAGGACCCTTGGCGAACGCGGGCCTCCTTGAGGCCTTTGGCGTTCTGAACATCCAACTTGGCTATGGGATGAAGATGGGCCCGGGAATCGGGTTCACATTGGCCAGGTGA
- a CDS encoding methionine adenosyltransferase, whose amino-acid sequence MTRRHLFTSESVTEGHPDKLADQISDGVLDAIIAQDPDARVACESLLTTGLVLVAGEITTDCYVDIPKLARNILSEVGYTKSAYGIDAETCSVLTSITEQAGDIAQGVSQAGGELGAGDQGMMFGYATDETPELMPVTIQLAHRLARKLSEVRKNGTVKHLRPDGKTQVTIEFVDGVPKRADGIVVAAQHDPEVTKETLESEIKAKVIRPVVEEYTKKGYLPQSFLDSNTNYYINQTGSFVRGGPHADTGLTGRKIIVDTYGGAAPHGGGAFSGKDPTKVDRSAAYGARWAAKNVVAAGLAKKCQIQLAYCIGYHQPVSINVETFGTGKVDDATIEKIVRRTFDFSPAGLIRELKLRRPIYKQVAAYGHFGRADLDLPWESTAKAAELKK is encoded by the coding sequence ATGACGCGACGCCACCTTTTCACATCCGAAAGCGTGACCGAAGGCCACCCGGACAAACTCGCCGACCAGATCTCGGACGGTGTCCTAGACGCAATAATCGCCCAAGACCCCGACGCTCGCGTCGCGTGCGAGTCGCTCCTCACCACCGGCCTCGTCCTTGTGGCCGGCGAGATAACGACCGATTGCTACGTCGACATCCCGAAGCTCGCTCGGAACATCCTTTCCGAAGTCGGATACACGAAGTCCGCGTACGGCATCGACGCCGAGACCTGTTCGGTCCTAACTTCGATCACGGAGCAAGCCGGTGATATCGCCCAGGGCGTCTCGCAGGCCGGCGGCGAACTCGGGGCCGGCGACCAAGGGATGATGTTCGGTTACGCGACGGACGAGACCCCTGAACTCATGCCTGTCACGATCCAGCTCGCCCATAGGCTCGCGCGGAAACTCTCCGAAGTCCGCAAGAACGGGACGGTCAAGCACCTTCGCCCCGACGGGAAGACCCAGGTGACGATCGAATTCGTGGACGGCGTCCCCAAAAGGGCGGATGGAATCGTCGTTGCGGCGCAACACGACCCAGAAGTCACAAAGGAGACCTTGGAAAGCGAGATCAAGGCAAAAGTCATTCGACCGGTCGTAGAGGAGTACACCAAGAAGGGTTACCTCCCCCAGTCTTTCCTTGATTCGAACACCAATTACTACATCAACCAGACGGGCTCATTCGTGAGAGGCGGTCCCCACGCCGACACAGGCCTCACCGGCCGAAAGATCATCGTTGACACCTACGGCGGGGCAGCGCCCCACGGCGGCGGTGCCTTCTCCGGGAAGGACCCGACGAAAGTGGACCGGAGCGCGGCGTACGGCGCTCGCTGGGCGGCGAAGAACGTCGTCGCGGCCGGCCTTGCGAAGAAGTGCCAAATCCAACTCGCATACTGCATCGGCTACCACCAACCCGTGAGCATCAACGTCGAGACGTTCGGGACGGGAAAAGTCGACGATGCCACGATTGAGAAGATCGTGAGGCGTACCTTCGACTTCTCGCCCGCAGGACTCATACGCGAACTGAAACTTCGGCGACCCATCTACAAGCAGGTCGCAGCGTACGGCCACTTCGGGCGCGCTGATCTCGACTTGCCTTGGGAGTCGACCGCGAAGGCGGCGGAACTGAAGAAGTAG
- a CDS encoding DMT family transporter codes for MSGSPGRVDPPPVGMDGARGLVKSGVLAALVGAVLWGVFTPAAKTVTQTVHPLVFVGVIYLIAGATFLPALRAKTRAPPMRLILPIAILGGFLAPFAVFYGIGHTSASTAALLINVEYMLTILIAVRLRGERLHASDYVPAALILVGTVWLSQASAAAGGADTFVGVAAILVACLAWSIDNNLSAEAAQVSDPRKLVAMKALIGGTLAMIGVTVLGVPVDVPSSAVPLLLAVGVGTLGLSLFLFFYAVGRIGAALTGLVMTTQAFWGVAASMIFLGETLNAAQVGAGTLLMGGALWLGWNAFSRERAVKTLDPGSMTAGK; via the coding sequence GTGAGCGGGTCACCAGGTCGCGTGGATCCTCCGCCGGTCGGCATGGACGGCGCCAGGGGGCTCGTGAAGAGCGGAGTCCTAGCGGCCCTTGTCGGCGCGGTACTTTGGGGCGTTTTCACACCTGCCGCGAAGACCGTGACGCAAACGGTCCACCCTTTGGTCTTCGTCGGCGTGATCTACCTCATCGCGGGCGCCACTTTCCTTCCTGCGCTACGGGCGAAGACGCGGGCGCCGCCGATGCGTCTCATCCTACCGATCGCCATCCTCGGCGGTTTCCTCGCGCCCTTTGCAGTGTTCTACGGCATCGGCCACACGTCCGCGTCGACGGCGGCGCTACTCATCAACGTGGAGTACATGCTGACGATCCTCATCGCGGTGAGGCTGCGGGGCGAAAGGTTGCACGCATCCGATTACGTGCCGGCGGCTTTGATCCTCGTCGGCACAGTGTGGCTCTCGCAGGCGTCGGCCGCGGCAGGCGGAGCGGACACGTTCGTAGGGGTAGCCGCGATCCTCGTCGCATGCCTCGCGTGGTCGATCGACAACAACCTCAGCGCCGAGGCCGCACAGGTGTCGGACCCGCGCAAACTCGTCGCGATGAAAGCCCTGATCGGGGGGACGCTCGCCATGATCGGGGTCACCGTCCTGGGCGTTCCCGTGGACGTCCCTTCGAGCGCCGTGCCGCTCCTCCTTGCGGTCGGTGTCGGGACCTTGGGGCTGTCCCTCTTCCTCTTCTTCTACGCGGTAGGCCGCATCGGCGCCGCCCTCACGGGCCTCGTCATGACGACACAGGCGTTTTGGGGTGTCGCCGCCTCGATGATATTCCTCGGAGAGACACTGAACGCCGCCCAGGTTGGCGCGGGTACACTCCTCATGGGTGGCGCTTTGTGGCTCGGGTGGAACGCATTTTCGCGAGAGCGGGCGGTCAAGACGCTTGATCCGGGCTCCATGACGGCGGGAAAGTAG
- a CDS encoding DUF190 domain-containing protein, giving the protein MEMVEGALMLRIYMGESERIDGKPAYKEIVHRLRSEGIWGATVVRGTYGFGKRSVLHAASPLRLSEDLPMVIEAVDSKAKIDAVLPKIAPLVKGGLLVKVPVEAYVRVE; this is encoded by the coding sequence TTGGAGATGGTCGAAGGCGCTTTGATGTTGAGGATCTACATGGGCGAATCCGAACGCATCGATGGGAAACCCGCGTACAAGGAGATCGTCCATCGACTGCGCTCCGAGGGGATCTGGGGCGCAACGGTCGTCCGGGGAACATATGGTTTTGGAAAACGAAGCGTGCTTCACGCCGCCTCCCCGCTTAGACTGTCCGAGGACCTGCCGATGGTCATCGAGGCCGTGGACAGCAAGGCGAAGATCGACGCCGTACTGCCAAAGATCGCTCCGCTCGTGAAAGGCGGCCTCCTAGTGAAGGTGCCTGTCGAGGCCTACGTGCGCGTGGAATGA
- a CDS encoding amino acid permease, with product MAQGDAFRDAKSRYFARKSVDALAKDARDSKLKKSLSGTDLMFLGVGAIIGAGIFTLPGVASARAGPAVSLSFVVSGITCALVALCYAEIAAMVPTSGSAYTYIYASMGELLGWMVGWALVFEYAIGNVAVANAWSGYFQSILGAFGVVLPAALANAPPVGVFNIPAFVITLLVTVILVIGIQESARATTALVIIKIMVVLFFLLSGFAFINPVNFQNFVPFGVPGVFAGAAIVFFAYIGFDAVSTAAEETKNPGKDLPLGIIGSLAICTVLYILVAIVLTGIVPYTEFVGVNDPLATALNRMVTADGTIFSIGGFALTPGSAAFIVSVGAIVGLTSVLLVFQLGLPRIFFSMSRDGLMPKSFTKIHSKFKTPYIITIITGIIIASASALTPLAAAAELANMGTLFAFALVCIAVVMLRKSDPNTPRAFRTPGVPWLPAAGVIMCVVLMASLSPITVIRFVAWMGLGVAVYGFYGASHSHIRDEQPMTAEIPVSGSASGK from the coding sequence ATGGCACAGGGCGACGCTTTCCGTGACGCAAAGAGCCGGTACTTCGCGCGTAAGAGCGTCGACGCGTTGGCGAAGGACGCCCGCGATTCGAAGCTCAAGAAGTCGCTTTCTGGCACGGACCTGATGTTCCTAGGCGTCGGAGCGATCATCGGCGCCGGGATATTCACGCTACCTGGCGTCGCTTCCGCCCGGGCCGGACCCGCCGTGTCCCTTTCCTTCGTCGTCTCCGGCATCACGTGCGCGCTAGTCGCTCTGTGCTACGCCGAGATCGCCGCCATGGTCCCGACGTCGGGAAGCGCTTACACTTACATCTACGCCTCCATGGGCGAGCTTCTTGGATGGATGGTGGGGTGGGCGCTCGTTTTCGAGTACGCGATAGGCAACGTCGCCGTCGCCAATGCGTGGAGCGGGTACTTCCAGTCGATACTTGGCGCATTCGGCGTCGTCCTCCCGGCGGCACTCGCGAATGCGCCGCCCGTCGGGGTCTTCAACATCCCGGCCTTCGTCATCACGCTCTTGGTCACCGTGATCCTCGTCATCGGCATCCAAGAGTCGGCGAGGGCCACGACCGCGCTCGTCATCATCAAGATCATGGTCGTCCTCTTCTTCCTCCTCTCCGGCTTCGCCTTCATCAACCCCGTGAACTTCCAGAATTTCGTCCCCTTCGGCGTCCCCGGCGTCTTCGCGGGCGCTGCGATCGTGTTCTTCGCCTACATCGGATTCGATGCTGTGTCGACGGCGGCGGAGGAGACGAAGAACCCCGGGAAGGACCTGCCGTTGGGGATAATCGGCTCGCTCGCCATCTGCACCGTCCTCTACATCCTCGTCGCGATTGTCCTCACCGGGATAGTGCCGTACACCGAATTCGTCGGCGTCAACGACCCACTCGCCACCGCATTGAACCGGATGGTCACGGCGGACGGCACCATCTTCAGCATCGGCGGCTTCGCGCTGACACCGGGAAGCGCCGCCTTCATCGTCTCCGTTGGGGCGATCGTGGGCCTCACGAGCGTCCTACTCGTTTTCCAACTTGGCCTGCCGAGGATATTCTTCAGCATGTCTCGCGACGGCCTCATGCCGAAATCCTTCACGAAGATCCATTCGAAGTTCAAAACACCCTACATCATCACGATAATCACGGGAATCATCATCGCGTCCGCCTCGGCGCTCACGCCTCTCGCGGCGGCCGCGGAACTTGCGAACATGGGAACCCTCTTTGCGTTCGCGCTTGTTTGTATCGCCGTCGTCATGCTTCGCAAAAGCGACCCCAATACGCCGCGCGCGTTTCGCACTCCGGGCGTCCCGTGGCTGCCGGCGGCCGGCGTCATCATGTGCGTCGTCCTGATGGCGAGCCTCTCACCGATAACCGTCATCCGCTTCGTCGCGTGGATGGGGCTTGGCGTCGCCGTCTACGGTTTCTACGGAGCCTCCCACAGTCACATCAGGGACGAGCAACCGATGACGGCGGAGATCCCTGTTTCCGGCAGCGCGTCCGGGAAATGA
- a CDS encoding fibrillarin-like rRNA/tRNA 2'-O-methyltransferase, with the protein MRERFDGVFEFEDRRLATRNLVPGVAVYGERLVRRDGAEFREWNPQRSKPAAMILKGASFFPIRENSRILYLGASYGTTPSHFSDIAAKGIVYALEFSTRSFRDLLMMSQRRRNLIPILADAMRPEAYARLVGEVDILYQDISQRNQVGIFLKNAQHFRPRFGVLMVKARSVDVAREPKEIFKETEDSLQQGGAKLIEAVNLAPFEDDHASVAVEFKP; encoded by the coding sequence ATGCGCGAGCGCTTCGATGGCGTGTTCGAGTTCGAGGACCGACGCCTCGCGACGCGAAACCTCGTTCCAGGCGTCGCCGTCTACGGGGAGCGCCTCGTGCGGCGCGACGGCGCGGAGTTTCGCGAGTGGAACCCACAGCGGAGCAAACCCGCGGCGATGATCCTGAAGGGCGCTTCGTTCTTCCCTATCCGTGAGAACTCACGCATCCTCTACCTGGGAGCTTCGTACGGCACGACTCCGAGCCATTTCTCCGACATCGCGGCCAAGGGGATAGTCTACGCCTTGGAGTTCTCGACGCGCTCGTTTCGCGATCTCCTGATGATGAGCCAGCGTAGACGAAACCTCATACCCATCCTTGCGGACGCCATGCGGCCCGAGGCCTATGCTCGCCTCGTGGGCGAAGTGGATATCCTGTACCAGGACATCAGTCAAAGAAACCAAGTGGGGATATTCCTAAAGAACGCACAACACTTCAGGCCGCGCTTTGGCGTCCTCATGGTGAAGGCGCGTAGCGTCGACGTCGCACGCGAGCCAAAGGAGATCTTCAAAGAGACTGAGGATTCCTTGCAACAGGGTGGGGCGAAACTCATCGAGGCGGTGAACCTCGCCCCGTTCGAGGACGACCACGCATCGGTGGCCGTCGAGTTCAAGCCCTGA
- the crcB gene encoding fluoride efflux transporter CrcB, translated as MDARLAVLVGAGSAIGGVARYFLSGAVTTGDFPAGTLVVNILGSFLIGALIFGSGAGGWLTQEHRVFLAIGVLGGFTTMSSFSYETISFLQEGALRDAAVNVFLMVGSCLAATWLGRAVGLAVWSGGA; from the coding sequence TTGGACGCAAGGCTTGCTGTCTTGGTAGGGGCCGGTAGCGCCATCGGGGGCGTGGCCCGTTATTTTCTTTCAGGTGCCGTGACGACCGGCGACTTCCCGGCCGGCACACTGGTCGTTAACATACTAGGTTCGTTCCTCATCGGCGCTTTGATCTTCGGCAGTGGGGCTGGCGGCTGGCTCACCCAAGAACATCGCGTGTTCCTCGCGATCGGCGTCCTAGGCGGCTTCACGACAATGAGTTCCTTCAGTTACGAGACCATTTCTTTCCTTCAGGAGGGCGCCCTTCGAGACGCCGCCGTCAACGTTTTCCTGATGGTCGGGTCGTGCCTCGCCGCGACGTGGCTCGGCCGAGCGGTGGGGCTCGCGGTCTGGTCCGGAGGTGCATGA
- a CDS encoding methytransferase partner Trm112, with product MKPDLMDILCCPIHKTDLTLTVRKKDEKEILEGDLFCPKCSFHYPIEDGIPNLLPPEMHEKKA from the coding sequence ATGAAGCCCGACCTCATGGACATCCTCTGCTGCCCCATCCACAAGACCGACCTCACGCTCACGGTCAGGAAGAAGGATGAGAAGGAGATCCTCGAAGGAGACCTCTTCTGTCCCAAGTGCAGCTTCCACTACCCGATCGAGGACGGCATTCCGAACCTCTTGCCGCCCGAGATGCACGAGAAGAAGGCGTAG